A window of Orenia marismortui DSM 5156 contains these coding sequences:
- a CDS encoding nitroreductase family protein, with amino-acid sequence MSQILKVIKKRRSIRKYTDQEVSQKTINQLLEAAMAAPSAGNAQPWEFIIIDQQEIIEQIPKIHPYASMVKEAAKLLLVCANLEEEIYQGFWVQDCSAATQNILLTAAAKDLGAVWLGIYPEEDRVRGLKRLLNLPEHILPFSLIPIGYPAEIKKASERFRTDKIHYNNW; translated from the coding sequence ATGTCTCAAATTTTAAAAGTTATCAAAAAAAGAAGAAGTATCAGAAAATACACAGACCAAGAAGTATCTCAAAAAACTATAAATCAACTACTTGAAGCTGCTATGGCTGCACCTTCAGCTGGTAATGCTCAACCTTGGGAATTTATAATCATTGATCAGCAAGAAATTATAGAGCAGATCCCTAAAATTCATCCTTATGCTAGTATGGTAAAAGAAGCTGCCAAACTTCTTCTAGTTTGTGCTAATCTAGAAGAAGAGATATACCAAGGTTTTTGGGTACAAGACTGTTCAGCAGCAACCCAAAATATTTTATTAACAGCAGCAGCTAAGGATTTAGGAGCTGTCTGGTTAGGTATCTACCCTGAAGAAGATAGGGTTAGAGGATTAAAAAGATTATTAAACTTGCCAGAACATATACTCCCATTCTCTTTAATCCCAATTGGCTATCCTGCTGAAATTAAAAAAGCATCTGAACGATTTAGAACAGACAAAATCCATTATAACAATTGGTAG
- a CDS encoding LysM peptidoglycan-binding domain-containing protein: protein MPTAPLGTFYTIKPGDTLFTIAERYNTTVSNILAFNSISDPDLISPRQELTIHQSPAEAIICTLQTGDTLCSIAQKYGTQVDTIVKFNYLSDPNLIQPGQRLVVPVSLR, encoded by the coding sequence ATGCCTACTGCACCTTTAGGAACCTTCTATACTATAAAGCCAGGAGATACTCTCTTTACAATAGCAGAAAGATATAATACAACTGTTTCCAATATATTGGCTTTTAACTCTATTTCAGATCCAGACCTTATCAGTCCTAGACAAGAGCTAACTATCCATCAATCTCCTGCAGAAGCTATCATTTGTACACTCCAGACTGGTGATACACTCTGTTCAATAGCTCAAAAATATGGTACTCAAGTAGATACTATTGTCAAATTTAATTATCTCTCTGATCCTAATTTGATTCAACCTGGTCAGAGATTAGTAGTGCCAGTTTCTTTACGTTAA
- a CDS encoding NAD(P)/FAD-dependent oxidoreductase translates to MKYVIIGASAAGINAAKKLRELDDTSEITIVSKDNKVYSRCMLHYLISGQRDIEELDFTPANFFKENNINWIKGKAVKSVLPDKKSLLLDNGEKINYDRLLIATGASSFFPPIENLAEAKNIYGLRNLDDALHIKRIGEEIDKAIIIGAGLVGVDAAIGLDELGVKVSIVEMADRILPLQLDDKAAAGYQSRFEESGIEILTGVRADKILADKNNNVTGLKLADETIIDGELIVVATGVRPNIDLIKDTEIKVDKGIVVDEYQQSNLTDIYAAGDVAQSRELFSQESSLTPIWPLATKQGEVAAYNMAGIATKLSDNFAYQNSMRFLGLSTITYGLIEAPDNNYQVLCREDGENYQKLILKDSKLKGAIFQGEIDGAGIYGRLIKNKIDLSDQSNNIFKLTYADFFKENQKAMFSY, encoded by the coding sequence ATGAAATATGTGATTATTGGTGCTAGTGCGGCTGGTATTAATGCTGCTAAGAAGTTACGAGAGTTAGATGATACTAGTGAGATCACTATTGTTTCTAAAGATAATAAGGTTTATTCTCGTTGTATGCTACATTATTTAATCAGTGGACAAAGGGATATAGAGGAACTAGATTTTACTCCTGCTAATTTTTTTAAAGAGAATAATATCAATTGGATTAAAGGCAAGGCTGTTAAGTCTGTTCTGCCAGATAAAAAGAGTCTTTTGTTAGATAATGGAGAGAAGATTAACTATGATAGATTATTAATAGCGACTGGAGCAAGTTCATTCTTCCCACCTATAGAGAATTTAGCTGAAGCTAAGAATATCTATGGACTAAGAAATTTAGATGATGCTTTACATATAAAAAGGATAGGAGAAGAGATTGATAAGGCTATAATTATTGGAGCAGGTCTGGTAGGGGTAGATGCTGCTATAGGCTTAGATGAATTAGGGGTTAAGGTATCTATTGTAGAGATGGCAGATAGAATATTACCCTTACAATTAGATGATAAAGCAGCCGCTGGATATCAATCAAGGTTTGAAGAGAGTGGGATTGAAATCTTGACTGGAGTTAGAGCAGATAAAATCTTAGCTGATAAGAATAATAATGTAACAGGGCTTAAATTGGCTGATGAAACTATAATAGATGGAGAGCTAATTGTAGTAGCTACAGGAGTTAGACCGAATATAGATTTAATCAAGGATACAGAGATTAAGGTTGATAAGGGGATAGTAGTTGATGAATATCAGCAGAGTAATTTAACTGATATCTATGCAGCTGGAGATGTAGCTCAGTCTAGAGAGTTATTCAGTCAAGAATCTAGTTTAACCCCTATCTGGCCCTTAGCTACTAAACAAGGAGAGGTAGCAGCTTATAATATGGCAGGTATAGCTACTAAGCTAAGTGATAATTTTGCCTATCAGAATTCAATGAGATTTTTAGGTTTATCAACAATAACTTATGGCTTAATAGAAGCTCCAGATAATAATTATCAAGTTTTATGCAGAGAAGATGGAGAGAATTATCAGAAATTGATTTTAAAGGATAGTAAATTAAAAGGAGCCATCTTTCAAGGTGAGATAGATGGAGCTGGTATTTATGGAAGGTTAATCAAGAATAAAATAGATTTAAGTGATCAATCAAATAATATCTTCAAGTTGACCTATGCCGATTTCTTCAAAGAGAATCAAAAAGCTATGTTTAGTTATTAA
- a CDS encoding 4Fe-4S dicluster domain-containing protein — translation MKRIYIDRQLCEACKGCMLACMAKHNDENIDTLDLLDMSNQAANLVEQSNQGEVSPLFCRHCDEAECVEACMSGALSKDKETGIVSLDQDRCAGCWMCVMSCSYGMIKKDTQANVAFKCDLCNDREEIACIENCPTGAIQLIEVGEGVE, via the coding sequence ATGAAACGTATATATATAGACCGTCAGCTTTGTGAAGCATGTAAAGGATGTATGTTAGCTTGTATGGCTAAGCATAATGATGAAAATATTGATACATTGGATTTATTAGATATGAGTAATCAAGCAGCTAATTTAGTTGAACAGAGCAATCAAGGAGAGGTTTCTCCGCTTTTTTGCCGCCACTGTGATGAAGCAGAGTGTGTTGAAGCTTGTATGTCTGGGGCTTTAAGCAAGGATAAGGAGACTGGAATCGTCTCTTTGGATCAGGATAGGTGTGCAGGGTGTTGGATGTGTGTAATGAGTTGTTCCTATGGAATGATCAAAAAGGATACCCAAGCTAATGTAGCTTTTAAATGTGACTTATGTAATGATAGAGAAGAAATTGCCTGTATAGAAAACTGTCCCACAGGGGCTATACAATTAATTGAAGTAGGGGAGGGAGTAGAATGA
- the cooS gene encoding anaerobic carbon-monoxide dehydrogenase catalytic subunit encodes MVKERCTSADCRLCDFLDSKVELETSFNREPKQSVKCGFGKKGVCCRLCSNGPCRITPKSPRGVCGADADTIVARNFLRNVAAGAACYLHVVENTARNLKEAGLGNYATELKGLEMLDELAEIFEIEAEDANQKAVQVADKVIADLYKPRFEKMELVEKLGYGPRIEKWKELDIMPGGAKSEVFDALVKTSTNLSSDPVDMLMHVLNLGISTGLYGLHMTNLLNDVMLGEPEITQDTVGFKVVNEDYINIVVTGHQHTMIAHLQDALITEEATELAQEVGAKGFKIVGSTCVGQDLQLRGAHYKDVFAGHAGNNYTSEALVATGGIDLIVSEFNCTIPGLELVAQEYDVKMIAIDDVAKKASAEMIKFDPAQAPQITDKIIKAAVNSYKNRRNKVEIDIPKDHGYDDVVTGVSEKSLRKFLGGNYKALIDLIASGKIKGVAAVVGCSNLTAGGHDVFSVGLTKELIKRDILVLSAGCTTGGLENCGLVSPSAAKLAGDNLREVCEELGIHPVLNFGPCLSIGRVEEVAVELAKALEVDLPQLPAVLSAPQWLEEQALADGAFGLALGLPLHLALPPFVTGSEIIVDTLTKNLPDITGGQLIIDGEIESAADKLEEIILDRRNGLGI; translated from the coding sequence ATGGTTAAAGAAAGATGTACTTCTGCTGATTGTAGATTATGTGATTTTTTAGATAGTAAAGTAGAATTGGAGACTTCATTTAATCGTGAGCCAAAACAATCTGTTAAATGTGGTTTTGGTAAGAAGGGGGTATGCTGTCGTCTTTGTTCTAATGGACCTTGTAGAATAACTCCTAAATCACCAAGAGGAGTTTGTGGTGCTGATGCTGACACAATCGTAGCCCGTAATTTTCTAAGAAATGTAGCTGCAGGTGCAGCTTGTTATCTCCATGTAGTTGAGAATACAGCTCGTAATTTAAAAGAGGCTGGTCTTGGTAATTATGCTACAGAATTAAAGGGATTAGAGATGTTAGATGAATTAGCTGAGATCTTTGAGATTGAAGCTGAAGATGCAAATCAGAAAGCAGTTCAAGTGGCTGATAAGGTAATAGCTGATCTTTATAAACCTCGTTTCGAAAAGATGGAATTGGTTGAAAAGCTAGGCTATGGACCAAGGATAGAAAAGTGGAAAGAGCTAGATATTATGCCTGGTGGAGCTAAATCAGAAGTTTTTGATGCATTAGTGAAGACAAGTACTAACTTATCTAGTGATCCAGTGGATATGTTGATGCATGTACTTAATTTAGGAATCTCTACAGGATTATATGGATTACATATGACTAACTTACTAAATGATGTTATGTTAGGAGAACCAGAGATTACTCAAGATACAGTTGGCTTTAAAGTTGTCAATGAAGATTATATTAATATAGTTGTAACAGGTCATCAACATACAATGATTGCTCATTTACAGGATGCTTTGATTACTGAGGAGGCTACTGAACTAGCTCAAGAGGTGGGAGCTAAAGGCTTTAAGATAGTTGGTTCAACTTGTGTAGGTCAAGACTTACAACTGCGTGGAGCTCATTATAAAGATGTCTTTGCTGGTCATGCTGGTAACAATTATACAAGTGAAGCTTTAGTAGCTACTGGTGGAATTGATCTAATAGTATCAGAATTTAATTGTACAATTCCTGGCTTAGAGTTAGTAGCTCAAGAGTATGATGTCAAGATGATTGCTATTGATGATGTAGCTAAGAAGGCAAGTGCTGAAATGATTAAATTTGATCCAGCTCAGGCACCACAAATTACTGATAAAATTATTAAAGCTGCAGTAAATAGTTATAAGAATCGTCGTAATAAAGTAGAGATTGATATCCCAAAAGATCATGGCTATGATGATGTAGTAACAGGTGTTAGTGAAAAATCTTTACGTAAGTTCTTAGGAGGAAATTATAAAGCTTTAATCGATTTAATTGCTAGTGGTAAGATTAAGGGGGTAGCTGCTGTAGTAGGTTGTTCTAACTTAACAGCAGGAGGCCATGATGTATTTTCTGTAGGATTAACTAAAGAGTTAATTAAGCGTGATATCTTAGTCTTATCAGCTGGTTGTACTACAGGAGGATTAGAGAATTGTGGATTGGTATCTCCTAGTGCTGCTAAATTAGCAGGAGATAATTTAAGAGAGGTTTGTGAGGAGTTAGGAATTCATCCGGTACTTAACTTTGGTCCTTGTTTATCAATTGGTAGAGTAGAAGAAGTAGCTGTAGAATTAGCCAAAGCTTTAGAGGTTGATTTACCACAACTACCAGCAGTATTATCTGCTCCTCAATGGTTAGAAGAACAAGCATTAGCTGATGGTGCCTTTGGATTGGCGTTAGGATTACCATTACACTTGGCTTTACCTCCTTTTGTAACAGGAAGTGAGATTATAGTTGATACTCTAACTAAGAATTTACCTGACATTACAGGAGGTCAGTTGATCATAGATGGTGAGATTGAGAGTGCAGCAGATAAATTAGAAGAGATTATTCTTGACCGCAGAAATGGTCTAGGTATATAA
- a CDS encoding RrF2 family transcriptional regulator, with translation MRLSQAADYALRAVLYLAKQGTGVIVDAQTICEEENIPKRFLLKIFRELAQTSIIESYRGKNGGYALAIVPAKITLRDVIEAVDGPIVVNRCLVDPDECNKINGSSCRTCTIHGALFDVQQTIINRLDEYSFADLLNS, from the coding sequence ATGAGACTAAGCCAAGCAGCAGACTATGCATTACGTGCTGTGTTATATTTAGCAAAGCAAGGAACAGGAGTCATAGTAGATGCACAGACTATCTGTGAAGAAGAGAATATTCCTAAAAGATTTCTTTTAAAAATCTTTAGGGAGTTAGCTCAAACTAGTATTATTGAATCTTACCGTGGTAAGAATGGAGGCTATGCTTTAGCTATAGTGCCTGCTAAGATAACCTTAAGGGATGTAATCGAAGCAGTAGATGGACCAATTGTGGTAAATCGTTGTTTAGTTGATCCTGATGAGTGCAATAAGATAAATGGTAGTTCATGTAGGACCTGTACAATTCATGGGGCTTTATTTGATGTACAGCAGACAATTATCAATAGGCTAGATGAGTATAGCTTTGCAGATTTATTAAATAGCTAA
- a CDS encoding helix-turn-helix transcriptional regulator, whose translation MIIINKEDLPKSLRLLSIFERLHKGAILNKAEEAKKFGVSEKAIQRDIKDLRRYFTDASNYDANIRLIYDREQKGYRLERRDGSWLTQEEILAISKVLLESRSFNEEEMNQLLHKLILQAATVEKKHIKEVIRNERFHYNPVKHSENLFAIIWDLSQAVREKRFVEIDYLKATSSTIKKRRLSPVGIIFSEFYFYLIAYISNSDLDFPIVYRLDRIKAYEIQNDRFKIPYSERFEEGEFRKRVQFMYTGKLMKIKFKFWGRSIEAVLDRLPTAEIIGQEDNKYIVEAEVYGQGIKMWLLSQAEYLEIIEPISFRNEVQETIQKMLSNYI comes from the coding sequence GTGATTATAATTAACAAGGAAGACTTACCAAAGTCATTAAGATTGCTCTCTATTTTTGAGAGGTTACATAAGGGGGCAATTTTAAACAAAGCAGAAGAAGCTAAGAAGTTTGGTGTAAGTGAAAAGGCAATTCAGCGAGACATTAAGGATTTAAGAAGGTATTTTACAGATGCTTCTAATTATGATGCGAATATTAGATTGATTTATGATAGAGAGCAGAAGGGTTATAGATTAGAAAGAAGAGATGGCAGCTGGTTAACTCAAGAAGAGATACTCGCTATATCAAAGGTTCTATTAGAGAGTCGTTCTTTTAATGAAGAAGAGATGAATCAGTTGTTGCATAAGTTGATCTTACAAGCTGCTACAGTGGAGAAGAAGCATATTAAAGAAGTAATCAGAAATGAGCGCTTTCATTATAATCCTGTCAAGCATAGTGAGAATTTATTTGCAATAATCTGGGATTTGAGTCAGGCAGTTAGAGAAAAGAGATTTGTAGAGATTGATTATCTTAAAGCCACTTCTTCTACTATAAAGAAGAGAAGGTTAAGTCCAGTAGGAATTATATTTTCAGAATTTTACTTTTATCTAATAGCTTATATTTCTAACTCTGATTTAGATTTTCCAATAGTTTATCGCTTAGATAGAATTAAAGCATATGAAATTCAGAATGATAGATTTAAGATACCCTATAGTGAACGTTTTGAAGAAGGGGAGTTTAGAAAACGGGTACAGTTCATGTATACAGGAAAGTTAATGAAGATTAAGTTTAAATTTTGGGGCAGGTCTATTGAGGCGGTATTAGATAGATTGCCAACAGCAGAGATAATAGGTCAAGAAGATAATAAATATATTGTTGAAGCTGAGGTTTATGGTCAAGGAATTAAGATGTGGTTGTTAAGCCAAGCAGAATATCTTGAAATAATAGAACCAATTAGTTTTCGCAATGAGGTGCAAGAGACTATTCAGAAGATGTTAAGTAATTATATTTAG
- a CDS encoding leucine-rich repeat domain-containing protein: MQRSKQGWTALMYAVCNNKLEVVDRLLKLGAEPNVKDSDGLTPLILALSENEDIGVIESLINSKADVNFSNLRQWTPLMFALRYDSCLEVIDKFLVEGAEVNYHQGKITPLMLAARYSSEAEVIEMLVEAGADLNFSDKDGWTPLFFAARYNQSSAVIEALLKAGAEVDLKDRLNHYTPLMYAAKYNNEEVIEKLLSAEADADLFAGQGSKAKLANRQAIDFVNKFNKQLKQVPVFDLLKRRSHLKDKFISKLIPNFIANYWVNADYQEKIFEDHKKTLKSLLGTAENKRSSKKSSLFKAFFKLSILGLIIFLGFNFFLNQGKVDFEDPALKSAIVQKIGNQEESISKEELRKIVELDLTGQNISSIDKIGKLSNLEKLTLNRSRLTTISPLAKLSNLKELYFSDNLSVTDWNQLSKLEELEVLMLANNQIEEVSMLEDLKKLRGMSLYNNQIKDISYLAGLSDLRKVFLAKNNIINLEALKELKKLDTLGLGSNQISDINALSKLSELRYLDINNNLVKDISSLSDLNALEELYLDNNLISEISVLSNLNNLKSLDLDKNRISNISSLENLINLETLNLNNNKIEDISPLINLSNLHTLDLDKNQIKDISALVNLTKLQKLYLNNNQISDLSSLTKLTNLESLGLDNNQIFDISPLAKLINLEALSFNDNQIADISLLADLKRLEILGLANNQISDISSLSNLTKLVALDISGNEISDISPLLDLNNLENLYIDDKPKYEKVVKKLKDRGVKVNE, encoded by the coding sequence ATGCAAAGATCTAAACAAGGTTGGACAGCTTTGATGTATGCTGTTTGTAATAATAAGTTAGAGGTAGTTGATAGATTGTTAAAGCTAGGTGCTGAGCCCAATGTTAAAGATAGTGATGGGCTTACACCTTTAATCTTGGCACTAAGCGAAAATGAAGATATTGGGGTTATAGAGAGTTTAATCAATTCAAAAGCAGATGTTAATTTTAGTAACCTAAGGCAATGGACTCCTTTAATGTTTGCACTTAGATATGATAGCTGTTTAGAAGTAATAGATAAATTTTTAGTAGAAGGAGCAGAGGTTAATTATCATCAAGGAAAGATTACTCCTCTAATGTTAGCGGCTAGATATAGTAGTGAGGCTGAAGTTATTGAAATGTTAGTTGAAGCAGGAGCAGATCTTAATTTTAGTGATAAAGATGGCTGGACTCCACTATTTTTTGCAGCTAGATATAATCAATCTAGTGCAGTAATAGAAGCTTTACTAAAGGCTGGAGCAGAAGTTGATCTTAAAGATAGACTTAACCATTATACCCCATTAATGTATGCTGCTAAATATAATAATGAAGAGGTAATTGAAAAATTATTATCAGCAGAAGCTGATGCAGATCTTTTTGCAGGTCAAGGAAGTAAAGCTAAATTAGCCAATAGACAAGCTATTGATTTTGTTAATAAGTTTAATAAACAACTTAAGCAAGTGCCGGTTTTTGACCTATTAAAGAGAAGAAGCCATCTGAAGGATAAATTTATAAGCAAGCTGATACCTAATTTCATAGCAAATTATTGGGTTAATGCTGATTATCAAGAGAAGATCTTTGAAGACCATAAAAAGACTCTAAAATCATTGTTAGGTACTGCTGAGAATAAAAGATCTAGCAAGAAGTCATCTCTGTTTAAGGCTTTCTTTAAGCTGTCAATTTTAGGGCTGATTATATTCTTAGGATTTAATTTCTTTCTTAATCAGGGTAAGGTGGATTTTGAAGATCCAGCATTAAAGAGTGCTATAGTTCAGAAGATAGGAAATCAAGAGGAAAGCATTTCTAAAGAGGAGCTTAGGAAGATAGTTGAACTAGATTTAACTGGTCAGAATATTAGCTCTATAGATAAGATTGGCAAGTTAAGCAATTTAGAAAAATTAACTCTTAATAGAAGTAGATTAACTACAATTAGTCCTTTAGCTAAGTTATCCAATTTAAAGGAGCTATACTTTTCAGATAATCTAAGTGTCACAGACTGGAATCAACTGTCTAAGCTAGAAGAGTTAGAAGTTCTAATGTTAGCTAATAATCAAATAGAAGAGGTAAGTATGCTTGAAGATTTGAAGAAATTAAGAGGTATGAGTTTATATAATAATCAGATAAAAGATATAAGTTATTTAGCTGGTCTATCTGACTTAAGGAAAGTCTTTCTTGCTAAGAATAATATTATAAATCTAGAAGCTTTAAAAGAACTTAAGAAATTAGATACTTTAGGTTTGGGGTCTAATCAAATATCAGATATTAATGCATTATCCAAGCTAAGTGAATTGAGATATTTAGATATTAATAATAACTTAGTCAAAGATATAAGTTCATTGTCTGATTTGAATGCTTTAGAAGAACTGTATTTGGATAATAATCTTATTTCAGAAATTAGTGTATTATCTAATTTAAATAATTTGAAAAGCTTAGATTTAGATAAGAACAGGATATCAAATATTAGTTCTTTAGAAAATTTAATAAATTTAGAAACTTTAAATTTAAATAATAATAAGATAGAAGATATAAGTCCATTAATTAATTTAAGTAATTTGCATACCCTAGATTTGGACAAGAATCAAATTAAAGATATAAGTGCATTAGTTAACTTAACTAAGTTACAAAAGTTATATTTGAATAATAATCAGATATCTGATCTAAGTTCATTGACTAAGCTTACTAATTTAGAATCTTTGGGCTTAGATAATAATCAGATCTTTGATATTTCTCCATTAGCTAAATTAATAAATTTAGAAGCTCTAAGCTTTAATGATAATCAGATAGCAGATATTAGTTTGTTAGCAGACTTAAAGAGATTAGAGATTCTAGGCTTGGCTAATAATCAGATATCTGATATAAGTTCACTCTCTAATTTAACTAAGCTAGTTGCTTTAGATATAAGCGGGAATGAAATATCAGATATAAGTCCTTTGTTAGATCTGAATAATTTAGAAAATCTTTATATAGATGATAAGCCTAAGTATGAGAAAGTAGTTAAAAAGTTAAAGGATAGGGGAGTAAAGGTTAATGAATAG